The DNA segment ACTTGAGCAATTAACAAGGCACTGTATTGACATTACAATCAACTAGCTAAAAGCCTAAAACTGAAAGAGAGAAGAGTTTTCTTTTGACTTGCTAATTGGCTGTCATTATGTTATATAAACTAAAGCAAGGGAAACTATTAATCACTTGCTTCCTCAATTGACTAGTTTTCATATCAGTATACCAATTATCCAGTACAGCAGCAAGGCCACAAGAACAGAATAATCATAAATTACTGGTGGGAAACAACTATGTTGTTCCTGTAAGTGTATGGTAATCAAAGCACCTTTAAGTAGGATTTGGGTCTGCATGCAAAGTAAACAGGTGAAATAGTTGCAAAAAGAATGACTGGACTTCCTATATGTTTTTTAGTTATGAAGCCTAAAAGGGCTATTTTCGACTAGCGGATGAACGATTTGGTGGTACATTGATGCCACAGTGATTAGTACGATAAGAAAAACCACATCAATGAGAACCGATAGCAGCCAGGAGGATAGAGGTATCAATATATATATGCAGAGTATTATGAATGGTTCATTATTTAATAAGCAGTGCTTTCAAAAGATTTTTTACGAAAACCTGTCATCTATATAGTAAACAAAAAGGCTCACATATACCTGAAAACATCTACAATGTAGATACAGTTCGGAAGATTAAAGTGAACTTGCAACAACATCAAAAACAATGGTGTTACCTGGAGCGTAGAAACTTGTGTAAGGACAAATGTACCCGTGAACCATATTCTCCGACACCTTCTCAATGCGCAAGGACTTGAGATGGATCGTGTAGACACCGCTAGGGTACACTTCAATGAAGATCACATCAGCATCTTGAGCATAGCCAATTGGCCACACTGGAGCGGTACACGCTGCCACAACTTCCGGCGCAAGCAATTTCTCAAGATCAATGACTCTGCGGTCTGCCCATGTTACCATCCCGTCGTCAATGCAAGTTGTACTTGACCACAATTGGAGACTGAATCCCCCAACGCTTGCAAGACCAAGCTGTCCATCCTGTGTCGTCATGATGATACGCCCGATGAAGCTATTAAGCACTTTGTATGACAGCTCCCCGATTACTTGCAGATTATAGGTGTCGAAATCGAACTCGATGATCCAGTTGTTATCTAACAGACAATAGAGCGTGTATCCAACCAGAGCCATTGCTTTCCTCTCAACGAACTGATTTCCAGTAAATATGGAGGTAACCTCGCCCCAGGCGCCTGCTTCGGACGAGTATAGGCAGGCGGCGGTGCTGAAACGGCCATGGCTGAACACGAACGCCACGCGGAACGGGCAGGATCGGCAGTCGCATGCAGTGGTCGGCATGGCCGGCGGCCGCACAGAGAAGCCCGCTGTTGCGGTCCCAGCTGCCCTCGAAacccggcggcagcggcaggtgGCGCTCGTCGCCGGTCACGAGGTCCCGGATGAGGAGCGCTCTGGATCGCTCGCTTATCAGGAGGGCACGGCCGCGGTTGCAGTCCAGTGGGAACCAATCGCCGTGGTGCACTGTAGTGGCGGAGACAGCGAAGGAGCCGGAGATGGGGACGAAGAGGGGAGGCCTTGTAAGTTTGAAGAAGCCGAGCACCGGAGGCGTGCCCCCGTGGAAgtcgcggcagcggcggaggaagccggCGTCGTGGACGAGGGCACGCCAGTGGTTGGAGACGAGGGAGACGCGGAAGAGGTGGATGGGCTCCGGCGGGAGGCGCAGGAGGATCTCCCGGAGTACGTCGTCCGGCATGAtgggcgggggcgggggcagcTGCGAATCGACGCTGCGGCTGccggcggcgagctcggccatggggtTTGGGAATTGAGGGGAAAAGATGACGTCGATTGTAACTGCCCGTTGAGTTAATTTCAACCGCCCGTTGTATTTTTCGATCCGACAGCTCCTCCTTTTCTCCAACATCTATACCCAACCTCTTCACCCAAAAGAAAAAAAGCCTAGCCGCCTAGGATTTGTCTTCCCCTTCAAGCCAATCCCCACCATTGCTAGCCATGTTACCTGTGCTGTTTATTCATCTAACCCTATACCATCATCGGTCATCTTCTCACTGCAAATCTTTGTGTCCACGTCATTGTCCTAGCCGCTTCAGACTTGGACACGTAGTACGGACTCGCCTTGATAGCTTCCATTGCATACTCTATAAGCATGAGCACACTTCTAAACCCCAAACCAGAACATGTTGTCCATGGCCAGGGCATGTGTGCTCACCGCTTCCTCCAACAACAAATGCGGattctcagagcatctccagtcgcgtcccccaaaccgtcccccaaagcgatttggggcgcgccggacaaaaaaagcgttccagccgcgtcccccaaagcccatttttgtccggcgcggcccgatacggtgtccggcgccccgagcccgtccccgtcccacggggacgctccggggacgccggacacaacgaaaagcgaggcgggagtggcggggccgacgcgtcggccggcacggctaattttaacctaaccgtcgcctacctcgcgacggaagttattcgcgcgcgcgtgacacacggcggcatctttgccttaatggcgacggaggggcgggcgagacgtctcgtcggtgccgcgcggcctccacgcgtcgccggcgttcgcacgccaccgcccgttcccgcgcgatcttcccgcctcttctcgtctgttcccgcgctttcttcccgacgccggcgtctataaaaggtctcccggctcatcaatggtagccaccacaccccgccggcaacaaacacagccctcgtcgctccacagcgtaggggaggcgcgcgcaggaggagctgcggcgtaggggaggcgacgacggggcggggccgtcgaacgcgccgccgggcggtcagtagcctaggtttagatgaaatctagccgttttcattcaaactttgtaatatataatcaaaattgaatgaaaacctttattttcctgcacaaatattcatttgggggcggcgtttgggggacgcggctggggagcgacgtcccccaaacgcggcacgagcaaaacacgtcccccaaacgctcaatccggcgcggtttgggggacggtttgggggacgcgactggagatgctctcagttaTGCCATAGAAGATCCTCGACAAACTGTGATACATGGAAAAAGTTTCTGAAACAAACTACGAGTCAATGGCTAGTGTGGTCCAGCCACTGAATTACTGAACTCTACAAGTGCGGGAGTAACCTCATGTCGCGCAAAGTCGGTAGTATGCATCGTGACTGATATGTCGGCGCATGGATCAAACTCATTTGGACCGGTGTAGAAACAATAGCGTTCATTCTATCTCTATAAAAATGGCAGTGCCttgaagatgaacacaaacactgAATTGTGCTGAAACGTATGTTGCTCTCTCTCCAAAAGGAAAGCTATCAAGAGGCTCACAAGTCAGAACCCTCAAAAGAATCTCAAGAGTTACCTTTCTACAATGTATTAGCCAAAGCATCCTCATCTGacctaaattttatttttaatcgcTGGATTTCTTCGGAAACAACATTAACATATTACAGAGTTGAACCCGACGCATTACATAACTTGGTGAAACATAtatacacacacaagtgtcatatCTAAAAACCAAATGACAAGTACGACGTTGATAAATCAAGTAGCAGCAACAAATGCACCACAAGGCATGAGCATTCAACATCTACGGAATCATCCTAGGCACAAGAGTGAAGAACATGCAAGAGTAAGCTGTTTCTGTAGTCATAGCAACGAAGAACCTAGGTACCTGCATAGCAAGCAATCTCATAAGCTGAACCTAGGTACTACTGAGAGGCAAAAAAAAGTATGAGCAAACAATATATGTAGGTTCAAACAGTAATAGAATAACAATTTCTATGAGCTAACATGCAACAATCAACAGGCTAGAAGTGAGCTCTACCGGTCATGTAAGGGGCGTGAGAAAtacaagtaacattttatttatgTTTTATACTTTTGTCTTAGGATGATTACTAGCACGATGTGATTCATCAAACCCATGGCATCGTATTTGGAGGATTGAAATTTTCTGGACATTGTTTTCTCAAATACAGGCTTAGCTCATGATCAATGTACTACATAGAAAATAAATATTCGAGAATAGATATAAAATTCACCCTCTCTCTTTCTGTCCTAAAACAAGTGACTCAATTTTTCATAGATACGgatgtcactagtagaaaacctctcatcaataccggttccagagaGCCATTTGCActggttgagcaaccggtataaaacttccggcactaaagcccccccctttcgtaccggttgcttacgaaccggtataaaaggggcctccacgtgggccaccaggagagttcagggccaaggagctttggtaccggttggtaatacgaaccgctaCCAAAGGTTgccacccgcggcagggaatatgcatgaatctctgccgcggcagagaattcaggttttagggtttttggaggggtttagggatatcggtttgtttcatatcgcgtcgatgcaccagaaacgcgtttgggtttagctagtacatgaagatcaagatgatgcatagcaagttttttttcttttttgaggatgatgcatagcaagttggtgcatataatataacacacatgtaattgcataagatcgcaaattaagtagcactatgcatgaagatcgatcttcatgcatagtggtactctccgaggcgtactctatatatgtctattacatgtagcatagtggtactcttcgagtcaactatatatgtaacatgtacatcttcattcatagtggaactctgcgaatggtggtatgacgtcccgaaggaaaaatcccaccaattcctcgcctattgctatgaagcggtcatcgattgagagtttgttccgctttcttgccaactataaaataataagatacaaatgaatacatgagctatgtgtgtgtgtatatatatatatatatattcaaaccacaatgaaacaactattactgaaactcagcacaacttatgataagaaaacaaatttgtgaatattgttttcgtacctctttatttcttttattattcattctctcgctgacaattatgtggatgtactcgcaaacgtagaatccacagagatcagtcccttgtggttgttgcgggcatttctttacaataatataattcaatcaaacaatagtcaagtatgataattaaaggtgtgtggacctaggtagtactacttactttcgcacgccatcgcagcttcggtggccattcatgggacttatctttcttgatgaaagtttcccatacgctgcccgacaaaagaaaatgcataaaagagttatcaattagttcatagcaggaaattaacgaaacaaaccgataagaattaaaattaccttttgagcattaaataacaagacatgTATAGTTCcaattttttgcttagtgagtcaaagacttcaacttctccaatgtgcatattgatgacgagaagaataaagtgaaacctacgcacgtttaaatatgtagtgtcatatatataagacatgtatagttccgatttttttcttagtgagtcaaagacttcaacttctccaatgcgGGCACGTACAGCAGCACGGCCACGAGCACGGGTACGCCATGCCGCCGGCGCCTACCCTCCGCACGGCGGCTACCAGGGGTAGATGGCCGCGGCGCGGCGcaacatttcgtcgaacaggcgcGTGCTGCGCGCGCTGGAGCCGGCTGCCGCATTTCGTCGAATACGTGGTGCGCGGCCGCGGTTGAGAGGGCGCCGGCACGCGCCACTGCCCGCAGAGGCGCGCGTCCTCCATTGCTGCGCGGCGTAGGCGGCGGTTGGAGCCCAGGGAGGCGAGGCGGCGGTTGCTGCGGCGTAGGCGGCGGGAGGCGCTGCCGGAGGAGGGGACAAGGGAGGCGCTGTCGGAGGAGGCGGGAGACGTACCTCTCTGGTTGCCGGCGGAGGGGGAGCGGCCGGTGACGGCGATGGAGTGCAGGGGACGCGGCGACGGCGTGGTGCGGCTAGGCGGTCACgacggacggcggcgacggcgtggtgcGCGACGGCGACGGACGGCGCGCGCGGTCTTTCTGCGTGTGCGTGTGAAAAAATGAGTGCGATTTGGGGAATTCTTGCCCGCGCAGGTAAGTGAAACAGAGGCGaacccctttggtaccggttggtaccaccaaccggtacgaaaggtctttcgtaccggttggtgataCCAACCCGTACCAAAGgtatttttttagttttctttttcttttgctgttttcttttgctgttttcttttctttcgctgtttcttttctatttcttttttcttttctgtttcttttttcttttctgtttcttttttcttttctttcctatttcttttcttttctttttattttctatttattttattttctatttgttttctatttctttttcgtttctgttttttttcttttctatttcttttctatatattttttctatttcttttctatatattttttctatttcttttctatttcttttctatatcttttctaattctttttctatttcttttctatatattttttattcttttctttactccctccacgacgccgtccgcgcgggaaactttcccgccacgacgccgcgcgtgggagaaaaaaggcgggaaagaaagggcgggaataaaattttattatgattgaactcgaattgaaagtacatagctcaactgaaaattaagatacatggccagattcgactgttggagtcattcagtcatactcgtgcctagccctatagtagtcgccactgtagtcgtcgtagtcgccgtcatcatcgtcgctggcatcggggtcgcggtagtcgaacgtcggcgggtgagcacgcgtgggctgggactgagggtagcggcgtagcgcaggcggggtccacggtaggccatgacgccctggagagtccggccgcaccaccacaaccgacggccggcctcgttgaagttcgaaggaggcgggccaccCTCCTCGTGCCCGGCAAGcgccctctgatacgtctcaaacgtatctataatttcttatgttccatgctagttttatgacaatacctacatgttttgttcacactttatatcgtttttatgcattttccggaactaacctattgacgagatgccgaagggccagttcctgttttctgctgtttttggtttcagaaatcctagtaaggaaatattctcggaatcggacgaaatcaatgcccagcatcctatttttccacgaagcttccagaacacccgagagccagcaaaggggggccacagggccaccacacgccagggcggcgcggccagggcctgggccgcgcccccctattgtgtcaccgcctcgtcagccctccgactccgcctcttcgcctatataaaggtccctgacctaaaacctcgagacgaaaaagccacggtacgagaaaccttccagagccgccgccatcgcgaagccaagatccgggggacaggagtctctgttccggcacgccgccgggacggggaagtgcccccggaaggcttctccatcgacaccaccgccatcttcatcaacgctgctgtctcccatgaggagggagtagttctccatcggggCTAAgggtgtaccggtagctatgtggttcatctctctctcccatgtgatctttatgtgatcatgagctttgtgatctagttgaatatcatctatgtgctactctagtgatgttattaaagtagtctattcctccttcttgatgtaatgtggacgagtgtgtgcatcatgtagtacttggcgtaggttatgattgtgatctcttgtagattgtgaagttaactattactatgatggtattgatgtgatttattccccctttcatagctaatgttgacaggcgcatgctatgttagtactcggtataattgcgttgatcta comes from the Lolium rigidum isolate FL_2022 unplaced genomic scaffold, APGP_CSIRO_Lrig_0.1 contig_34511_1, whole genome shotgun sequence genome and includes:
- the LOC124681154 gene encoding uncharacterized protein LOC124681154, which produces MALVGYTLYCLLDNNWIIEFDFDTYNLQVIGELSYKVLNSFIGRIIMTTQDGQLGLASVGGFSLQLWSSTTCIDDGMVTWADRRVIDLEKLLAPEVVAACTAPVWPIGYAQDADVIFIEVYPSGVYTIHLKSLRIEKVSENMVHGYICPYTSFYAPGINIDGQDDQPELLLNNT